The Pyrococcus kukulkanii genome contains a region encoding:
- a CDS encoding sulfite exporter TauE/SafE family protein, which translates to MLEFVVLGLGIGFLAGLLGVGGGFLIVPALVILGKPIHLAIGTSLTCITVSSFSSAVTHLRRNSVLPKVVLLKEMFSVPSAIIGSYASSLLPEKALRIAFGILLLYLSYTLLKKSENSEEYRGVNYKAIPIIGIVSGTMSGLLGISGGVLNVPLFHSLAGIPMRYAIGTSSLALFFTALAGSIEHYRLGHVDPRIILTLAPGLIVGGYLGAITAHRTHPEILKKVFAGFLVVVALRMIL; encoded by the coding sequence ATGCTCGAGTTCGTGGTCCTTGGACTAGGGATAGGTTTCCTCGCCGGGCTCCTCGGGGTAGGAGGGGGTTTCCTAATAGTTCCCGCCCTAGTCATCCTGGGGAAGCCCATTCACCTTGCAATAGGGACGAGCTTGACGTGCATAACTGTAAGCTCCTTCTCCTCAGCCGTAACCCATTTAAGAAGGAATTCAGTGTTGCCTAAAGTTGTTTTGTTGAAGGAGATGTTTTCAGTTCCCTCGGCCATTATAGGCTCCTACGCCTCGTCCCTGTTGCCCGAGAAAGCTCTCAGGATAGCGTTTGGTATTCTGCTCTTGTACCTCTCCTATACCCTCCTGAAGAAGAGCGAAAATAGTGAGGAGTATAGAGGTGTGAACTACAAGGCGATCCCAATAATAGGGATTGTGTCCGGAACTATGAGCGGTCTCCTGGGGATAAGTGGTGGAGTTCTAAACGTTCCGCTGTTCCACTCTCTGGCGGGAATACCAATGAGGTACGCCATAGGAACTTCAAGCCTTGCCCTTTTCTTTACGGCGCTCGCCGGGAGCATAGAGCACTACAGGTTGGGCCACGTTGACCCCAGGATAATCCTAACCCTAGCCCCAGGGCTGATAGTGGGAGGCTACCTTGGAGCCATCACCGCCCACAGGACGCACCCAGAGATCCTCAAAAAGGTTTTCGCTGGGTTTTTGGTAGTTGTGGCCCTGAGGATGATCCTTTAA
- a CDS encoding zinc finger domain-containing protein encodes MKFEIPVCTSCGREITPREHATHFVCPNCGEVVIWRCETCRLLAKPYKCPKCGWEGP; translated from the coding sequence ATGAAGTTTGAGATACCTGTATGTACCTCATGCGGAAGGGAGATCACGCCTAGGGAGCATGCCACTCACTTCGTCTGCCCCAACTGCGGCGAAGTGGTAATCTGGAGATGTGAAACCTGCAGGCTTCTAGCGAAGCCTTACAAGTGCCCGAAGTGCGGATGGGAGGGACCCTGA
- a CDS encoding aldehyde ferredoxin oxidoreductase family protein, whose product MKGYKGKILRVDLTSGEVSIEPLGDDVIEKFVGGKGLGYYLMYKEVPPGTDPFSPGNKLLFVPGALTGLIPGSSKVIAVSKSPETRLISDSSGGDAFGPKLKGHFDAVIIEGRAEEPVYIYIYEGQAEIRDAGELWGKGVYEATNELWRKYPKASIAMIGKAGENRVRIANIVYDSERASGRGGLGAVMGSKNLKAVVVEPGEKPEVANREEYERLWKEYYDSYATDPKYEHTRNYGTTDGLRSSASLGMSPAYNFSRPYIPDELASKLAGDEVKKYEIEPEWFIHGKSCPIKCARYVEVEYKGRRIRVKPEYESIAMLGAAAGVFNFPAVAYFNHLVNDLGLDSIAAGNVIGWFFELVERGLITEEEIGFKVKGFGDEEAEEKLLVLIAERKGIGAVLAEGVKRACEILGRGCEFAVHVKGLEAPAWDPRGRRTYALSYATADVGASHLRGWPRPHQLPNQGPAKELVPPLIEARDESYIFDMLGVCKFVPYKLDDLAKFFSIVTGREWSVEKLRRVAWAVESIARIHNALDWVTPPLDDVIPPRWWEPEPDGPAKGNAAFIDYNDFLEARREFYRLRGWHEELGVPLPETMERLGYPEFKEDAKRALEVVRERL is encoded by the coding sequence GTGAAAGGTTACAAGGGGAAAATTCTCAGGGTCGATCTGACAAGCGGTGAGGTTTCAATAGAGCCTCTTGGGGATGATGTTATAGAGAAGTTCGTCGGCGGGAAGGGGCTCGGCTATTATCTCATGTACAAGGAGGTTCCCCCAGGAACAGACCCTTTTAGCCCGGGGAATAAGTTGCTCTTCGTTCCTGGGGCCCTAACCGGTCTAATCCCAGGATCCAGTAAGGTTATAGCCGTGAGCAAAAGCCCCGAGACTAGGCTGATAAGTGATTCGAGCGGTGGGGATGCCTTTGGCCCAAAGCTCAAGGGGCACTTTGATGCGGTAATAATAGAGGGAAGAGCTGAAGAGCCAGTTTACATCTACATCTACGAGGGCCAGGCCGAGATCAGAGATGCTGGGGAGCTGTGGGGAAAGGGAGTTTACGAGGCAACTAACGAGCTCTGGAGGAAGTATCCAAAGGCCAGCATAGCGATGATAGGGAAGGCCGGGGAAAACAGGGTGAGGATAGCGAACATAGTTTACGACTCAGAGAGGGCCAGCGGAAGGGGAGGCCTTGGAGCGGTGATGGGTAGCAAGAACCTTAAAGCCGTGGTAGTTGAGCCTGGCGAAAAGCCTGAGGTAGCCAATAGAGAGGAGTACGAGAGGCTCTGGAAGGAGTACTACGATTCCTATGCCACAGATCCCAAGTACGAGCACACCCGTAATTACGGAACCACGGATGGCCTTAGGAGCTCAGCCTCCCTGGGAATGAGTCCAGCCTACAACTTCTCGAGGCCATACATTCCCGACGAGCTGGCGAGCAAATTGGCTGGGGATGAGGTTAAGAAGTATGAGATAGAGCCGGAATGGTTCATCCACGGGAAGAGCTGTCCGATTAAGTGCGCCCGCTATGTAGAGGTTGAGTACAAGGGCAGGAGGATAAGGGTTAAGCCAGAGTACGAAAGCATAGCCATGCTCGGTGCCGCAGCGGGTGTATTCAACTTTCCGGCGGTGGCGTACTTCAACCACCTTGTCAATGACCTCGGTCTCGACAGCATAGCTGCTGGAAACGTCATAGGCTGGTTCTTTGAGCTTGTTGAGAGGGGATTAATAACGGAGGAAGAGATAGGGTTTAAGGTCAAGGGATTTGGCGATGAGGAGGCTGAGGAAAAACTGCTCGTGCTAATAGCCGAGAGGAAGGGTATTGGAGCTGTCTTGGCGGAGGGAGTTAAGAGGGCCTGCGAGATCCTAGGAAGGGGTTGCGAGTTTGCGGTTCACGTTAAGGGCCTAGAAGCCCCGGCCTGGGATCCAAGGGGTAGGAGGACTTACGCCTTAAGCTATGCAACGGCCGACGTCGGGGCGAGCCACCTGAGGGGTTGGCCGAGGCCCCATCAGTTACCAAATCAAGGGCCCGCCAAAGAGCTGGTTCCTCCCTTGATTGAGGCTAGGGATGAGAGCTACATCTTCGATATGCTTGGGGTCTGTAAGTTCGTTCCCTACAAGCTTGATGATCTCGCTAAGTTCTTCTCAATAGTTACAGGAAGGGAGTGGAGCGTTGAAAAGCTAAGGAGAGTCGCTTGGGCAGTTGAGAGCATAGCAAGGATTCATAATGCTTTGGACTGGGTAACTCCGCCTTTGGATGACGTCATACCACCAAGGTGGTGGGAGCCAGAGCCTGATGGACCCGCCAAGGGTAACGCTGCATTCATAGATTACAATGACTTCCTTGAGGCGAGGAGGGAGTTCTACAGGCTTAGGGGATGGCATGAGGAGCTCGGCGTCCCACTGCCGGAGACCATGGAGAGGCTTGGCTACCCCGAATTCAAGGAGGATGCTAAGAGAGCCTTGGAGGTCGTGAGGGAGAGGCTTTAA
- a CDS encoding NTP transferase domain-containing protein yields MIVVMAGGRSSRMGKEKPILEVGGVPMVLRVYEEVSKVDESIVAVSRHTPKTKELCIKEGIEFIETPGAGYVEDINYLLRELGPFISVSSDLPFIKASDVYEMKKEFDGRVSLTGVLPLSLVPRDLNPVVYRGYAIVGVNAVGIEGEEFFILHNPLLALNVNAPWDLEFANRITKILGSKVLLEGSDLHEGSQGYRG; encoded by the coding sequence ATGATAGTAGTAATGGCGGGTGGAAGGTCAAGCAGAATGGGGAAGGAAAAGCCCATTTTGGAAGTTGGCGGAGTGCCGATGGTGCTGAGGGTTTACGAAGAGGTTAGCAAGGTTGATGAGAGCATTGTAGCGGTTTCTAGGCACACTCCCAAAACTAAGGAGCTGTGCATTAAGGAGGGAATTGAATTCATCGAAACTCCTGGGGCCGGATACGTTGAAGATATTAATTACCTATTAAGGGAACTTGGGCCTTTCATAAGCGTTTCCTCTGATTTACCCTTCATTAAGGCCTCAGACGTCTATGAAATGAAGAAGGAGTTTGATGGAAGGGTAAGCTTGACCGGTGTTTTGCCCTTGAGTTTAGTTCCCAGGGATCTAAATCCCGTCGTGTACAGGGGATATGCAATAGTTGGCGTGAACGCGGTGGGAATTGAGGGTGAAGAATTCTTCATCTTACACAACCCGTTGCTCGCTTTGAACGTTAACGCACCCTGGGATCTTGAGTTTGCTAATAGAATAACTAAAATACTTGGAAGCAAGGTATTGTTAGAGGGGAGTGATCTCCATGAAGGATCTCAAGGTTATAGGGGATGA
- a CDS encoding elongation factor 1-beta: MSDFNLVGVIRVMPSDPEVNLDELEEKLKAVIPEKYGLAKVEREPIAFGLVALKFYVLGKDEEGYSFDEVAEKFKEVENVESAEVETVSRI; encoded by the coding sequence ATGAGCGATTTCAACCTTGTTGGAGTTATTAGGGTAATGCCAAGCGATCCGGAGGTAAACCTTGACGAGCTAGAGGAGAAGCTTAAGGCAGTGATCCCAGAGAAGTACGGCCTTGCAAAGGTCGAGAGGGAACCAATAGCCTTCGGTTTGGTGGCCCTAAAGTTCTACGTTCTTGGAAAGGATGAAGAGGGCTACTCATTTGATGAGGTCGCAGAGAAGTTCAAAGAAGTAGAGAACGTAGAGAGCGCTGAAGTTGAGACGGTATCGAGGATTTAG
- a CDS encoding DUF2202 domain-containing protein, producing MNLTYTGELSEEEKEALLYIVEEEKLARDVYLTLYEKCNLTVFEMIAQSEQRHMDAVLMLIEKCNLTTPSTLDEVGVFENQELQELYNKLISMTTDKVEALKVGALIEETDIQDLVEWLTKVDNQDIIQVFGNLMKGSENHLRAFVRNLEVRGVSYEPQVLSEDQVNEILSSQ from the coding sequence CTGAACCTCACCTACACCGGTGAGCTGAGCGAAGAAGAAAAGGAAGCCCTACTCTACATAGTTGAAGAGGAGAAGCTCGCGAGGGACGTTTACTTAACCCTGTACGAGAAGTGCAACCTCACGGTATTTGAGATGATAGCCCAGAGCGAGCAGAGACATATGGATGCCGTGCTAATGTTAATAGAGAAGTGCAACCTAACAACACCATCAACGCTGGATGAAGTTGGCGTATTTGAGAACCAAGAGCTCCAGGAGCTCTATAATAAGCTCATAAGCATGACAACAGATAAAGTTGAAGCACTAAAGGTTGGAGCGCTGATAGAGGAGACGGACATTCAGGATTTAGTGGAGTGGCTCACCAAGGTCGACAACCAAGACATAATTCAGGTGTTCGGGAACCTCATGAAGGGCAGCGAGAACCACTTGAGGGCCTTCGTCAGGAACCTCGAGGTTAGGGGAGTAAGCTACGAGCCCCAAGTGTTAAGTGAAGACCAGGTAAATGAGATCCTTTCAAGTCAGTGA
- a CDS encoding PIN domain-containing protein — protein MKVVPDYNVVFSALHNRGTAQELFVKNHISRTFEFLVPDYFWEELKRLHTKLVKITRLSHEEVEFLLEKIREQIITIDREVYEDFLEEAKRICPNPKDVPYVALAMATATPILIGDKKLTIKDKVKILPLNEAVRMV, from the coding sequence ATGAAGGTAGTTCCCGACTACAACGTCGTTTTCTCAGCCCTCCACAACAGAGGAACCGCTCAAGAACTTTTTGTGAAAAATCACATATCAAGGACTTTTGAATTCCTTGTACCAGATTACTTTTGGGAGGAACTGAAGAGGCTCCATACTAAATTAGTCAAGATCACTCGTCTCAGTCACGAAGAAGTTGAATTCCTCTTAGAGAAAATCAGAGAACAGATAATTACAATTGATAGGGAGGTTTACGAGGACTTCCTAGAAGAAGCAAAAAGAATATGTCCTAATCCCAAGGACGTTCCTTATGTTGCCCTAGCTATGGCCACAGCAACGCCGATTCTGATAGGTGATAAAAAGTTAACTATTAAGGATAAGGTAAAGATACTCCCCCTGAACGAGGCTGTTAGGATGGTTTAA
- a CDS encoding tetratricopeptide repeat protein, whose translation MKEITREWENAIKEKNCEKLLEIIEDYLDTIEDEEQLKRELERAGQVAIDCENFELIHEIAHTYEHLGETEKGIELYKSVVEKRRDRDKEEYAEALYYLADAYEHFGMPEEALKTYEKLLRVEEELGNEKEKALTLANIAIVKDELEETEEAIRIMEKARDIFAKLNDEKNYLISLIDLAHFHYELGNYEKAMELIQEVLRNPIDEEIEVHSRLVESEIYAGRGENKKAALSLRKALQRAESDEDLYGIAFESVIEFIEGLFNESNYQALKDVAPVFAELFEDDTRQFFQAIEKLAEWRLGNEEAKKEFEELYGKIENEDLKAMLDEWKRPKLSLGLSL comes from the coding sequence ATGAAAGAGATTACAAGAGAGTGGGAAAACGCGATAAAGGAAAAGAACTGTGAAAAGCTTCTTGAGATTATTGAAGATTACCTAGACACAATAGAAGATGAAGAACAGCTGAAAAGAGAGCTAGAGAGAGCAGGACAGGTTGCAATAGACTGCGAGAACTTCGAGCTAATTCACGAAATTGCACACACGTACGAGCACTTAGGAGAAACAGAAAAAGGAATAGAGTTATACAAGAGTGTCGTCGAAAAAAGAAGAGATAGAGATAAAGAGGAATATGCGGAAGCCCTCTATTATCTAGCCGATGCATATGAGCACTTTGGAATGCCCGAGGAAGCTCTCAAAACTTATGAAAAACTTCTCAGGGTAGAGGAAGAACTAGGAAATGAGAAGGAGAAGGCACTTACCCTTGCGAACATTGCAATCGTTAAGGATGAGCTTGAAGAGACGGAAGAGGCAATAAGAATAATGGAGAAGGCCAGGGATATATTCGCAAAGCTGAATGACGAGAAGAACTACCTTATAAGCCTAATTGACTTAGCTCACTTCCACTACGAGCTGGGAAATTATGAGAAGGCCATGGAGCTTATACAGGAAGTCCTAAGGAATCCCATAGATGAAGAGATAGAGGTTCACTCAAGGCTCGTCGAGAGCGAGATATACGCGGGAAGAGGAGAGAATAAGAAAGCTGCCTTAAGCTTAAGAAAGGCCCTCCAGAGGGCAGAGAGCGATGAGGATCTATATGGGATTGCATTTGAGTCTGTCATCGAGTTCATTGAAGGACTCTTCAACGAATCAAACTATCAGGCCCTAAAAGATGTAGCCCCAGTATTTGCTGAACTATTCGAGGACGACACTAGACAGTTCTTCCAGGCGATAGAAAAGCTTGCAGAGTGGAGGCTTGGAAATGAAGAGGCAAAGAAGGAGTTCGAGGAGCTCTATGGAAAAATAGAGAACGAAGATCTAAAGGCGATGCTCGACGAGTGGAAGAGGCCCAAACTGAGTTTAGGCCTAAGTCTCTAA
- a CDS encoding NAD-dependent epimerase/dehydratase family protein: MKVLVTGGAGFIGSHLVDALMEKGYEVRVLDDLSAGTLENIKRWLDHERFEFIKGDMRDPGVVKEAVEDVDIVFHLAANPEVRIGSQSPELLYETNVLITYNLLQAMRNFNVKYLIFTSSSTVYGDAEKLPTPEDYAPLEPISVYGGAKLAAEALISGYAHTFDFNALIIRLANIIGRRSNHGVIYDFINKLRRNPEELEILGDGTQRKSYLHVSDTIEGMLTIFEHFRKEGKRVDFYNLGNEDWITVREIAEIVSEEMGLSPEFKFTGGVDGGRGWKGDVKLMLLDISKAKRTGWRPRLNSYEAVRRTVRELLGKDL, from the coding sequence ATGAAGGTTCTGGTAACGGGAGGTGCGGGGTTCATAGGCTCTCATCTAGTGGATGCACTGATGGAGAAGGGATACGAAGTAAGGGTTCTCGATGACTTGAGCGCTGGAACCCTCGAGAACATAAAGAGGTGGCTCGATCACGAGAGGTTCGAGTTCATAAAGGGGGATATGAGGGATCCTGGGGTAGTGAAGGAAGCCGTTGAAGACGTTGATATTGTATTCCACCTTGCTGCGAATCCAGAGGTTAGGATAGGCTCCCAAAGTCCCGAGCTCCTTTACGAGACGAACGTGCTGATAACGTACAACCTCCTTCAAGCCATGAGGAACTTCAACGTTAAGTACCTGATCTTTACCTCTTCCTCGACGGTCTACGGTGATGCCGAGAAGCTTCCAACTCCAGAAGACTATGCCCCTCTCGAACCAATAAGCGTTTATGGGGGAGCTAAGCTGGCAGCTGAGGCCTTGATAAGTGGCTACGCTCACACCTTTGACTTCAACGCTCTGATAATTAGGCTCGCAAACATAATAGGGAGGAGATCTAACCATGGAGTTATATATGACTTCATAAACAAGCTGAGGAGGAATCCTGAGGAGCTTGAGATTTTAGGGGATGGAACGCAGAGGAAGAGCTACCTTCACGTGAGTGATACAATTGAGGGCATGCTTACGATATTCGAGCACTTCAGAAAGGAGGGTAAGAGGGTCGACTTCTATAACTTGGGTAACGAGGACTGGATAACCGTTAGGGAGATAGCCGAGATAGTCAGCGAAGAGATGGGCCTAAGTCCCGAGTTCAAGTTCACGGGCGGTGTCGATGGCGGAAGGGGCTGGAAGGGAGATGTTAAGTTGATGCTCCTCGATATAAGCAAGGCTAAGAGAACTGGCTGGAGGCCGAGGCTGAACAGCTACGAAGCCGTGAGGAGAACCGTTCGGGAGTTGCTAGGGAAAGATTTATAA
- a CDS encoding DUF4405 domain-containing protein encodes MKASALIRGIIDLLLTITFIIIAISGVALYLAPSGRIAESIGWTFLGLSKDSWETIHTYLGFVMIGLVGLHPLIGFNSMITMLRMGLKKSKIEDSWDISILNCAVSRVRSLRQLYS; translated from the coding sequence ATGAAAGCTTCTGCATTAATTAGAGGTATAATCGATCTTTTGCTCACCATAACGTTCATCATAATTGCAATCTCTGGGGTAGCTCTTTATTTAGCCCCGAGTGGTAGAATTGCTGAATCCATAGGCTGGACTTTCCTGGGACTAAGTAAGGACTCCTGGGAAACCATACATACCTACCTAGGCTTCGTGATGATCGGCTTAGTCGGCCTCCACCCGCTCATAGGGTTCAACAGCATGATAACGATGCTCAGAATGGGTCTGAAAAAGTCAAAGATAGAGGATAGCTGGGATATTTCTATCCTTAATTGTGCTGTCAGCCGGGTACGTAGCCTTCGCCAACTATACAGCTAA
- a CDS encoding ribonucleoside-triphosphate reductase: MLEDVVRENIDKEGLWLVITFKTPYGPLDTMEKLEDAVKKAGWEVTFKANWWTADIPYGLVRIDARKGGREKIILGKWILGRELKIMKAQNLGLEEGKEEFFRMVDSITSTLIHDPVIRTMREQY; encoded by the coding sequence ATGTTAGAGGATGTAGTTAGAGAAAATATAGATAAGGAAGGACTGTGGCTCGTTATCACTTTTAAAACCCCATACGGCCCTCTAGACACCATGGAAAAGTTGGAAGATGCCGTGAAAAAAGCTGGATGGGAGGTAACTTTCAAGGCGAACTGGTGGACGGCGGACATTCCCTATGGTTTAGTTAGAATAGATGCCAGGAAAGGAGGGAGGGAAAAGATAATCCTGGGGAAGTGGATCCTGGGTAGAGAACTAAAGATTATGAAAGCTCAAAATCTAGGCTTGGAGGAGGGGAAAGAGGAGTTCTTCAGGATGGTCGACAGCATAACCTCAACCTTAATTCATGACCCCGTGATAAGGACGATGAGGGAGCAGTACTGA
- a CDS encoding ATP-binding protein, with the protein MITQKFVNREEELRTLRKAFRRGSLVIVYGRRRVGKTRLLIEASKDFRTLYHLCKEEEIHETLKTLNAKLFSLTNDISLLKHPIKSFDEFFERLPEDVVIIFDEFQILAKNYPRILGVIQEHLDFRGKGSIVLCGSSISMMEDLISYGSPLYGRRTLSLKVEPLKFHNIYEFFPGYSLEDLVKVYGMVDGIPEYLLRLDPSLSPEENAKEEFFNRGFLYEEAEYLLRYELRDLSTYNTILEAISYGYRSFNELKNATELESSKLTRYLSILLNLGIVGREAPVTEKPKRKFRNSRYYISDNYFTFYYTFVHPFKEEIEIGLPDEAIGNFERNFNRYLGWIFEKIARQLLIDLNKAGKLPFRFTKIGRWWHKNEEIDIVALNEREKKALFIEVKWKELSERDAKRILEKLERKAELVDLKEWNKFYGLIAKKIEKKETLRERGYTIFELNDFKVGRKVFE; encoded by the coding sequence ATGATTACACAAAAGTTCGTCAACAGGGAGGAGGAGCTAAGGACACTTAGGAAAGCATTCAGGAGAGGATCCCTCGTTATAGTATATGGAAGGAGGAGAGTCGGAAAGACAAGGCTCCTAATCGAGGCATCAAAGGACTTTAGGACTCTCTATCACCTCTGCAAGGAGGAAGAAATCCACGAAACTTTAAAGACACTCAACGCGAAGCTCTTCTCACTTACAAACGACATCTCCCTGCTGAAGCATCCAATTAAGTCATTTGATGAGTTCTTTGAGCGACTTCCTGAAGATGTAGTTATAATATTTGATGAATTCCAGATTTTGGCCAAGAACTATCCTCGCATCCTTGGTGTAATACAGGAACATCTAGACTTCAGAGGAAAAGGGAGCATAGTCCTCTGTGGTTCCAGCATCTCAATGATGGAGGATTTGATATCATACGGCAGTCCACTCTATGGAAGGAGAACTCTCTCCCTGAAGGTAGAACCGCTTAAGTTCCACAACATCTACGAATTCTTCCCGGGCTACAGCCTTGAAGATCTTGTGAAAGTTTACGGAATGGTCGATGGAATCCCAGAGTACCTACTTCGCTTAGATCCTTCATTATCGCCAGAGGAGAATGCAAAAGAGGAGTTCTTCAATAGGGGATTTCTCTACGAGGAAGCCGAGTATCTGCTCCGCTATGAGCTTCGCGACCTCAGCACTTACAATACAATACTCGAGGCGATAAGCTACGGCTATCGCTCGTTCAACGAGCTGAAGAATGCAACAGAGCTCGAGAGCTCAAAACTAACGCGATACCTCAGCATACTCCTAAACCTCGGAATAGTTGGCAGAGAAGCACCAGTAACGGAAAAGCCAAAGAGAAAATTTAGGAACTCCCGCTACTATATCAGCGACAACTATTTCACCTTTTACTACACCTTTGTGCATCCCTTTAAGGAAGAGATAGAGATTGGACTTCCTGATGAAGCCATTGGAAACTTTGAAAGAAATTTCAACAGATATCTTGGATGGATCTTCGAAAAGATTGCTAGACAACTATTGATCGACCTGAATAAGGCTGGAAAGTTGCCCTTTAGATTCACCAAAATCGGGAGATGGTGGCACAAAAACGAGGAAATTGACATTGTTGCTCTGAATGAGAGGGAGAAGAAAGCTCTCTTCATTGAAGTGAAGTGGAAAGAGCTAAGTGAGAGGGATGCAAAGAGGATACTGGAAAAACTGGAAAGGAAAGCCGAACTTGTTGATTTGAAGGAGTGGAACAAATTCTACGGTTTAATTGCCAAAAAGATTGAGAAAAAGGAAACGTTAAGGGAAAGAGGTTATACAATTTTTGAGTTGAATGATTTCAAAGTAGGGAGAAAGGTATTTGAATAG
- a CDS encoding aldo/keto reductase, with product MKDLKVIGDDRVTAIGMGTWGIGGKEIPDYSHDKEAVEALRFGIELGINLIDTAEFYGAGHSEELVGEAIKPYDRDELFIVSKVWPTHFGYESAKKAARASAKRLGTYIDLYLLHWPGTDWRKIEETLHALEDLVDEGLIRYIGVSNFDLELLKRSQEAMRKYEIVVNQVKYSLMDRTPEETGLLDYMKREKITLMAYTPLEKGILARNKCLAEIGRKYDKTAAQVALNYLIWEENVVAIPKAVKKEHIEENFGAMGWRLSREDREKAKMCV from the coding sequence ATGAAGGATCTCAAGGTTATAGGGGATGACAGGGTTACCGCGATAGGAATGGGAACCTGGGGAATTGGAGGGAAGGAAATTCCCGACTACTCCCACGACAAGGAGGCAGTTGAAGCGTTGAGGTTTGGGATAGAGCTGGGCATTAACCTCATCGACACGGCAGAGTTTTATGGGGCCGGCCACAGCGAGGAGTTGGTTGGAGAGGCCATAAAGCCCTACGACAGGGACGAGCTTTTCATAGTCAGCAAGGTCTGGCCAACTCATTTTGGCTATGAATCGGCTAAAAAAGCTGCAAGGGCAAGCGCAAAGAGGCTCGGGACTTACATAGACCTCTACCTTCTTCACTGGCCCGGAACTGACTGGAGGAAAATAGAGGAAACCCTTCACGCGCTGGAGGATCTCGTGGATGAGGGACTCATCAGGTACATTGGGGTGAGCAACTTCGACTTGGAACTCCTTAAGCGCTCTCAGGAAGCCATGAGGAAGTACGAGATAGTTGTAAACCAAGTGAAGTACTCGCTTATGGACAGGACTCCCGAGGAAACTGGCTTGCTTGATTACATGAAGAGGGAAAAGATAACGCTCATGGCCTACACCCCTCTCGAGAAGGGCATTTTGGCGAGAAATAAGTGCCTGGCGGAGATAGGGAGGAAGTACGACAAGACTGCAGCCCAGGTCGCCCTGAACTATTTGATATGGGAGGAGAATGTTGTGGCTATTCCAAAGGCCGTGAAGAAGGAGCACATAGAGGAGAACTTTGGGGCGATGGGCTGGAGATTGAGTAGGGAGGATAGGGAGAAGGCTAAGATGTGTGTTTAA
- a CDS encoding geranylgeranylglycerol-phosphate geranylgeranyltransferase — protein MESKAFIEIMRPHNCILAGIVGILGALVAYEGIPRINKLALIFLVVYFGCSAGNTINDYFDYEIDRINRPKRPIPRGAIPRNVALYYALIQYLIGIILAYFLRVEAFLFALGAYALTFLYAWKLKPLPFVGNLAVATLTGVTPIYGAVGVGRIGLAGYLAICAFLVNVAREIMKDIEDVEGDRKMGAKTLPIILGEKKAGIIASAFGFATVIASFLPVKVGIGLGYAPMVIVDAMILKASIDVLRDPRKASKAQKSLKMATFIAVISFLLGALTKGV, from the coding sequence GTGGAGAGCAAAGCTTTCATCGAGATCATGAGACCCCACAACTGCATCCTAGCTGGAATAGTCGGTATTTTGGGTGCCTTAGTTGCCTACGAAGGAATTCCTAGGATTAATAAGCTGGCCTTGATATTTTTGGTCGTGTACTTCGGCTGTTCTGCAGGGAACACAATCAACGACTACTTCGACTACGAGATAGACAGGATAAACAGGCCGAAGAGGCCGATCCCCAGGGGGGCAATTCCCAGGAATGTCGCATTGTACTATGCATTAATTCAGTACTTAATCGGGATAATCCTAGCATATTTCCTAAGGGTTGAAGCATTTCTCTTCGCGTTAGGAGCTTACGCCCTAACGTTCCTGTACGCATGGAAGCTCAAGCCCCTTCCCTTCGTGGGGAACTTAGCCGTGGCAACGCTAACTGGAGTTACCCCCATTTATGGAGCAGTTGGAGTAGGAAGGATTGGACTCGCCGGATATCTCGCTATATGCGCGTTCCTCGTTAACGTTGCGAGGGAGATTATGAAGGATATTGAGGACGTTGAAGGAGACCGTAAGATGGGAGCCAAAACCCTGCCAATAATCCTGGGAGAAAAGAAGGCCGGAATAATAGCTTCAGCCTTTGGTTTCGCCACAGTTATAGCTTCATTCCTTCCGGTTAAGGTTGGGATAGGGCTGGGATATGCTCCAATGGTTATAGTTGATGCTATGATACTTAAAGCAAGCATCGATGTCCTAAGGGATCCCAGGAAGGCCAGCAAAGCACAGAAGAGTTTGAAGATGGCTACATTCATAGCAGTTATAAGCTTCCTGTTAGGAGCATTAACCAAGGGGGTATGA